From Strigops habroptila isolate Jane chromosome 1, bStrHab1.2.pri, whole genome shotgun sequence, a single genomic window includes:
- the AVL9 gene encoding late secretory pathway protein AVL9 homolog isoform X2 produces MENRGPVLHIVVVGFHHKKGCQVEFSYPPLKPAEGHDSHSLPEEWKYLPFLALPDGAHNYQEDTVFFHLPPRCGDRTTVYGVSCYRQIEAKALKVRQADITRETVQKSVCVLSQLPLYGLLQAKLQLITHAYFEEKDFSQISILKELYDHMNSSLGNTSLEGSQVYLGLSPRDLVLHFRHKVLILFKLILLEKKVLFYISPVNRLVGALMTVLSLFPGMIEHGLTDCSHYRPRKSISEDAGLQENTPHLDDSVSAADTSDTTLGMGKGGKKVAGNHSVEGQKASVPFSPSEKTCNGAQSSNSAVQRLKVPSRASPASSESDWETLDPSILEESNLKEGERENTASEQAENLPSSESLPITVQPQANTGHAVLVPGLISGLEEDQYGMPLAIFTKGYLCLPYMALQQHHLLSDVTVRGFVAGATNILFRQQKHLSDAIVEIEDAHVQIHDPELRKILNPTTADLRFADYLVKHVTENRDDVFLDGTGWEGDNEKTLSDFGTAFVAAWKNTHNYRVWNSNKHPALAEVNSSHPFQGQYSVSDVKLRLSHSVQNSERGKKIGNVMVSTSRNVVQTGKAVGQSVGGAFTSAKSAVSSWFSTFTQSSQNLGD; encoded by the exons gTTGAATTTTCCTATCCTCCCCTAAAGCCTGCAGAAGGACATGACAGCCACAGTTTGCCAGAGGAATGGAAGTACTTGCCATTTCTCGCCTTACCGGATGGGGCTCACAATTATCAGGAAG ATactgtgtttttccatttgcCACCGAGGTGTGGGGATCGAACCACAGTCTATGGTGTCTCTTGCTACAGGCAGATTGAAGCAAAG GCATTAAAAGTACGGCAAGCGGATATCACCCGAGAAACTGTACAGAAGAGTGTCTGTGTTCTCAGTCAGCTG cCTCTGTATGGATTGCTTCAGGCGAAGCTGCAGCTCATCACACATGCGTACTTCGAAGAAAAAGACTTCTCACAAATTTCAATTCTTAAG GAACTTTATGATCACATGAATAGTTCTCTGGGCAATACCTCGCTAGAAGGGTCACAGGTTTATCTTg GTCTGTCTCCTCGGGATCTTGTTCTTCACTTTAGACACAAG gtGTTGATCCTTTTTAAGCTGATTCTTCTAGAGAAAAAG GTGCTATTTTATATTTCTCCAGTAAATAGATTGGTGGGAGCACTGATGACTGTCCTGTCACTCTTTCCTG GGATGATTGAACATGGTCTTACTGACTGCTCACACTATAGACCAAGAAAGAGCATATCAGAGGATGCTGGCTTGCAGGAAAATACACCACATTTAGATGactctgtttctgctgctgataCTTCAGATACAACCTTAGGAATGGGAAAGGGAGGCAAGAAGGTGGCAGGAAACCATTCAGTGGAAGGTCAAAAAGCAAGTGTGCCTTTCTCCCCATCAGAGAAGACTTGCAATGGAGCTCAGTCCTCCAACAGTGCTGTGCAGCGCTTGAAAGTTCCTTCCCGcgcttctccagcatcctctgAAAGTGACTGGGAGACTTTAGATCCGAGCATTTTGGAGGAGTCTAATCTGAAGGAAGGAGAGCGTGAAAATACAGCATCAGAACAGGCTGAAAATCTTCCGAGCTCAGAAAGCCTTCCAATCACTGTGCAGCCCCAAGCAAATACAGGACACGCGGTGCTTGTTCCAGGACTGATCTCTGGGTTGGAAGAGGACCAATATGGTATGCCCTTGGCTATCTTTACAAAG GGGTACCTCTGTTTGCCCTAcatggcactgcagcagcatcacctcctgTCAGATGTAACAGTGCGCGGCTTTGTGGCAGGAGCCACCAATATCCTGTTCCGGCAGCAGAAGCATCTGAGCGATGCGATTGTGGAA ATAGAAGATGCTCACGTACAAATCCATGATCCAGAACTCCGTAAGATCCTGAACCCAACAACTGCTGACCTGAGATTTGCAGATTACTTGGTGAAGCATGTAACTGAGAACAGAGACGATGTTTTCCTCGACGGCACTGGATGGGAAGGAG ACAACGAAAAGACTTTGTCAGACTTTGGAACGGCGTTTGTAGCAGCCTGGAAAAACACCCACAACTACAGAGTATGGAATAGCAACAAGCATCCAGCTCTTGCAGAGGTAAATTCTAG ccaCCCATTTCAAGGACAGTACTCTGTGTCAGACGTGAAGTTACGATTGTCACA CTCTGTGCAAAACAGTGAACGGGGAAAGAAGATTGGGAATGTGATGGTTTCTACTAGCCGAAATGTTGtacaaacaggaaaagctgtaG GTCAGTCAGTTGGAGGAGCCTTCACAAGTGCGAAATCAGCTGTGTCATCCTGGTTTTCCACTTTTACACAGTCAAGCCAAAACCTCGGGGATTGA
- the AVL9 gene encoding late secretory pathway protein AVL9 homolog isoform X1 gives MENRGPVLHIVVVGFHHKKGCQVEFSYPPLKPAEGHDSHSLPEEWKYLPFLALPDGAHNYQEDTVFFHLPPRCGDRTTVYGVSCYRQIEAKALKVRQADITRETVQKSVCVLSQLPLYGLLQAKLQLITHAYFEEKDFSQISILKELYDHMNSSLGNTSLEGSQVYLGLSPRDLVLHFRHKVLILFKLILLEKKVLFYISPVNRLVGALMTVLSLFPGMIEHGLTDCSHYRPRKSISEDAGLQENTPHLDDSVSAADTSDTTLGMGKGGKKVAGNHSVEGQKASVPFSPSEKTCNGAQSSNSAVQRLKVPSRASPASSESDWETLDPSILEESNLKEGERENTASEQAENLPSSESLPITVQPQANTGHAVLVPGLISGLEEDQYGMPLAIFTKGYLCLPYMALQQHHLLSDVTVRGFVAGATNILFRQQKHLSDAIVEIEDAHVQIHDPELRKILNPTTADLRFADYLVKHVTENRDDVFLDGTGWEGGDEWIRAQFSAYLHALLAAVLQPDNEKTLSDFGTAFVAAWKNTHNYRVWNSNKHPALAEVNSSHPFQGQYSVSDVKLRLSHSVQNSERGKKIGNVMVSTSRNVVQTGKAVGQSVGGAFTSAKSAVSSWFSTFTQSSQNLGD, from the exons gTTGAATTTTCCTATCCTCCCCTAAAGCCTGCAGAAGGACATGACAGCCACAGTTTGCCAGAGGAATGGAAGTACTTGCCATTTCTCGCCTTACCGGATGGGGCTCACAATTATCAGGAAG ATactgtgtttttccatttgcCACCGAGGTGTGGGGATCGAACCACAGTCTATGGTGTCTCTTGCTACAGGCAGATTGAAGCAAAG GCATTAAAAGTACGGCAAGCGGATATCACCCGAGAAACTGTACAGAAGAGTGTCTGTGTTCTCAGTCAGCTG cCTCTGTATGGATTGCTTCAGGCGAAGCTGCAGCTCATCACACATGCGTACTTCGAAGAAAAAGACTTCTCACAAATTTCAATTCTTAAG GAACTTTATGATCACATGAATAGTTCTCTGGGCAATACCTCGCTAGAAGGGTCACAGGTTTATCTTg GTCTGTCTCCTCGGGATCTTGTTCTTCACTTTAGACACAAG gtGTTGATCCTTTTTAAGCTGATTCTTCTAGAGAAAAAG GTGCTATTTTATATTTCTCCAGTAAATAGATTGGTGGGAGCACTGATGACTGTCCTGTCACTCTTTCCTG GGATGATTGAACATGGTCTTACTGACTGCTCACACTATAGACCAAGAAAGAGCATATCAGAGGATGCTGGCTTGCAGGAAAATACACCACATTTAGATGactctgtttctgctgctgataCTTCAGATACAACCTTAGGAATGGGAAAGGGAGGCAAGAAGGTGGCAGGAAACCATTCAGTGGAAGGTCAAAAAGCAAGTGTGCCTTTCTCCCCATCAGAGAAGACTTGCAATGGAGCTCAGTCCTCCAACAGTGCTGTGCAGCGCTTGAAAGTTCCTTCCCGcgcttctccagcatcctctgAAAGTGACTGGGAGACTTTAGATCCGAGCATTTTGGAGGAGTCTAATCTGAAGGAAGGAGAGCGTGAAAATACAGCATCAGAACAGGCTGAAAATCTTCCGAGCTCAGAAAGCCTTCCAATCACTGTGCAGCCCCAAGCAAATACAGGACACGCGGTGCTTGTTCCAGGACTGATCTCTGGGTTGGAAGAGGACCAATATGGTATGCCCTTGGCTATCTTTACAAAG GGGTACCTCTGTTTGCCCTAcatggcactgcagcagcatcacctcctgTCAGATGTAACAGTGCGCGGCTTTGTGGCAGGAGCCACCAATATCCTGTTCCGGCAGCAGAAGCATCTGAGCGATGCGATTGTGGAA ATAGAAGATGCTCACGTACAAATCCATGATCCAGAACTCCGTAAGATCCTGAACCCAACAACTGCTGACCTGAGATTTGCAGATTACTTGGTGAAGCATGTAACTGAGAACAGAGACGATGTTTTCCTCGACGGCACTGGATGGGAAGGAGGTGATGAGTGGATCAGGGCTCAGTTCAGTGCTTATCTTCATGCgctgcttgctgctgtgctgcaacCAG ACAACGAAAAGACTTTGTCAGACTTTGGAACGGCGTTTGTAGCAGCCTGGAAAAACACCCACAACTACAGAGTATGGAATAGCAACAAGCATCCAGCTCTTGCAGAGGTAAATTCTAG ccaCCCATTTCAAGGACAGTACTCTGTGTCAGACGTGAAGTTACGATTGTCACA CTCTGTGCAAAACAGTGAACGGGGAAAGAAGATTGGGAATGTGATGGTTTCTACTAGCCGAAATGTTGtacaaacaggaaaagctgtaG GTCAGTCAGTTGGAGGAGCCTTCACAAGTGCGAAATCAGCTGTGTCATCCTGGTTTTCCACTTTTACACAGTCAAGCCAAAACCTCGGGGATTGA
- the KBTBD2 gene encoding kelch repeat and BTB domain-containing protein 2 yields the protein MSTQDERQINTEYAVSLLEQLKFFYEQQLLTDIVLIVEGTEFPCHKMVLATCSSYFRAMFMSGLSESKQTHVHLRNVDAATLQIIITYAYTGNLAISDSTVEQLYETACFLQVDDVLQRCREYLIKKINAENCVRLLSFADLFSCEELKQSAKRMVEHKFTAVYHQEAFMQLSHDLLIDILSSDNLNVEKEETVREAAMLWLEYNTESRSQYLSSVLSQIRIDALSEVTQRAWFQGLPPNDKSVVVQGLYKSMPKFFKPRLGMTKEEMMIFIEAAAENPGSLYSSVCYSPQAEKVYKLCNPPADLHKVGTLVTPDNDIYIAGGQVPLKNTKANHSKSSKLQAAFRTVNCFYWFDAQQNTWFPKTPMLFVRIKPCLVCCEGYIYAIGGDSVGGELNRRTVERYDTEKDEWTMVSPLPCAWQWSTAVAVHNCIYVMAYNLMYCYFPRSDAWVEMAMRQTSRCFASAAAFGDKIFYIGGLHIASNSGIRLPSSTVDGSSVTVEIYDVNKNEWRMAANIPAKRYSDPCIRAVVISNSLCVFIRETHMNERAKYATYQYDLELDRWFLRQHISERVLWDLGKDFRCTVGKLYPSCLEESPWKPPTYLFSPDGVDEFELDGEMVTLPPV from the exons ATGTCTACCCAGGACGAGAGGCAGATAAATACAGAGTATGCTGTATCCTTGCTGGAGCAGTTAAAATTCTTCTATGAACAGCAGTTGCTCACTGACATAGTGTTGATTGTTGAGGGCACTGAATTTCCCTGCCATAAGATGGTTCTTGCAACGTGCAGCTCGTATTTCAG AGCCATGTTCATGAGCGGGCtaagtgaaagcaaacagaCCCACGTGCACCTGAGGAACGTGGATGCAGCCACTTTACAAATCATCATCACTTACGCATACACGGGTAACTTGGCAATAAGCGACAGCACCGTAGAGCAGCTGTACGAAACTGCCTGCTTCTTACAG GTAGATGATGTGCTGCAGCGGTGCAGAGAGTACTTAATCAAAAAGATTAATGCAGAGAATTGCGTGCGTCTGTTGAGTTTTGCTGATCTCTTCAGCTGCGAGGAGTTAAAGCAGAGTGCTAAAAGAATGGTAGAGCACAAGTTCACTGCTGTGTACCACCAGGAGGCTTTCATGCAACTGTCACACGATCTACTGATAGATATTCTAAGCAGTGACAATTTAAACGTGGAGAAGGAGGAGACGGTGCGTGAAGCTGCTATGTTATGGCTGGAGTACAACACGGAGTCACGGTCGCAGTACTTGTCCTCTGTTCTTAGCCAAATCCGGATTGATGCACTTTCAGAAGTGACACAGAGAGCCTGGTTTCAAGGCTTGCCACCTAACGATAAGTCAGTGGTGGTGCAAGGACTCTACAAATCGATGCCCAAGTTCTTCAAGCCCAGGCTCGGTATGACAAAAGAGGAGATGATGATATTCattgaagctgctgctgaaaacccTGGTAGTCTTTATTCTTCTGTCTGTTACAGCCCACAGGCAGAAAAGGTTTACAAACTCTGCAACCCTCCTGCTGACTTGCATAAGGTTGGGACGCTGGTAACTCCTGATAATGACATCTACATAGCGGGGGGGCAGGTTcctctgaaaaacacaaaagccaATCACAGTAAAAGCAGCAAACTCCAGGCTGCCTTCAGAACTGTCAATTGCTTTTACTGGTTCGATGCACAGCAAAACACTTGGTTCCCAAAGACACCGATGCTCTTTGTTCGCATAAAGCCGTGCCTGGTCTGCTGTGAAGGATACATCTATGCAATCGGAGGAGACAGTGTCGGTGGAGAACTCAACAGGAGAACTGTGGAGAGATACGACACGGAGAAGGACGAGTGGACCATGGTGAGCCCGTTGCCTTGCGCGTGGCAGTGGAGCACGGCGGTAGCAGTTCACAACTGCATCTATGTCATGGCGTACAACCTGATGTACTGCTATTTCCCCAGGTCGGACGCGTGGGTCGAGATGGCCATGCGCCAAACAAGTAGGTgttttgcttcagctgctgctttcgGTGACAAAATATTCTATATTGGAGGACTGCACATTGCCAGCAACTCCGGTATAAGGCTCCCCAGCAGTACTGTAGATGGGTCTTCCGTAACTGTGGAAATCTATGACGTGAATAAAAACGAATGGAGGATGGCAGCCAATATCCCTGCCAAGCGGTACTCGGACCCCTGCATCAGAGCCGTCGTCATCTCCAATTCTTTGTGTGTCTTTATACGAGAAACCCACATGAACGAGAGAGCCAAGTATGCCACCTACCAGTATGACCTGGAACTCGACCGCTGGTTTCTAAGGCAGCACATATCGGAACGCGTGCTGTGGGACTTGGGGAAGGACTTTCGGTGCACTGTAGGAAAGCTCTATCCATCCTGCCTTGAAGAGTCCCCCTGGAAACCTCCGACCTATCTCTTCTCACCAGATGGAGTCGATGAGTTTGAGCTGGATGGGGAGATGGTTACTCTGCCGCCTGTATAG